In Candidatus Binatia bacterium, a genomic segment contains:
- a CDS encoding aminomethyltransferase family protein has translation MAKTTPLVDIHRVHGATLVEQDGWVLPARFGAPLEEYQAVRSAVGLFDMCDYAAVELTGPDRASYLQGMVSNDVKKLTLGSGVYAAVLDVNGKILADLRVLCAEESLIILLKDFLKEKVIAQLNRYLVADDVEISDAAGRYGMISLQGPHAFLLLNAAAPHQDPPVHMNEHRVLRIVEREVRAIRATHTGEEGFDLLMEVENLAQVVGEIERAGTALALRWAGLQAQEILRVEAGLPRYGIDMDEDNLLLETGLEHAVSFNKGCYIGQEVIERVRSRGHVNRKLAGIALDGESPAQRCDKIHADGKEIGRVTSSVFSPKIGRPIALGYVHRDYWAPGTTVSVERNGERIGGMVTALPFVYSTSP, from the coding sequence ATGGCCAAGACGACTCCTCTCGTAGATATTCACCGCGTGCACGGCGCAACGCTCGTCGAACAAGACGGCTGGGTCTTGCCGGCCCGTTTCGGCGCGCCGCTGGAGGAATACCAGGCCGTCCGCTCGGCCGTAGGACTCTTTGACATGTGCGACTACGCCGCGGTCGAGCTCACCGGGCCGGACCGCGCCTCCTATCTTCAGGGCATGGTCAGCAACGACGTTAAAAAACTCACGCTGGGAAGCGGAGTCTATGCAGCCGTGCTCGACGTGAACGGCAAGATCCTCGCGGATTTGAGAGTTCTTTGTGCTGAAGAGTCTTTAATCATTTTACTGAAGGACTTCTTGAAAGAAAAAGTCATCGCCCAACTGAACCGCTATCTCGTGGCGGACGACGTCGAGATCAGCGACGCCGCCGGGCGTTATGGAATGATTTCCCTTCAGGGCCCGCACGCCTTCCTTTTATTGAATGCCGCCGCTCCCCATCAGGACCCGCCCGTGCATATGAACGAGCATCGTGTGCTCCGCATCGTAGAGCGGGAGGTCCGAGCGATTCGCGCGACCCACACCGGCGAAGAAGGGTTCGATCTCTTGATGGAGGTCGAAAATCTCGCGCAGGTCGTCGGCGAAATCGAAAGGGCCGGAACGGCGCTCGCTCTCCGCTGGGCGGGGCTCCAGGCGCAGGAAATCCTTCGGGTCGAGGCCGGCCTGCCGCGCTACGGCATCGACATGGACGAAGATAATTTATTGCTGGAGACCGGCCTGGAGCACGCCGTGAGTTTCAACAAAGGCTGTTACATCGGCCAGGAAGTGATCGAGCGCGTGCGCTCGCGCGGCCACGTCAACCGGAAACTCGCCGGCATCGCGCTCGACGGGGAAAGCCCGGCGCAGCGCTGCGACAAGATCCATGCCGACGGAAAAGAAATCGGCCGAGTCACCAGCTCGGTTTTTTCGCCGAAGATCGGTCGGCCCATCGCTCTCGGCTACGTGCACCGCGATTACTGGGCGCCGGGCACGACGGTCTCCGTCGAACGAAACGGCGAGCGGATCGGCGGCATGGTTACAGCCCTGCCTTTCGTGTATTCGACTTCCCCTTGA
- a CDS encoding Rieske 2Fe-2S domain-containing protein translates to MAAFVKVCKKTDIPAGSGKTVDVNGKAVALFNVDGNFHAVDNTCLHRGGPLGEGELDGKIVTCPWHGWRYDVTTGTNELTPSVTVAKYEVKVEGEDVLVAA, encoded by the coding sequence ATGGCAGCATTCGTTAAGGTGTGCAAAAAAACAGATATCCCGGCAGGATCTGGCAAGACCGTTGACGTTAACGGCAAAGCGGTTGCTCTCTTCAACGTAGATGGAAACTTTCACGCCGTCGATAATACTTGCCTGCACCGCGGCGGACCTCTCGGCGAAGGCGAGCTGGACGGCAAAATCGTTACCTGTCCCTGGCACGGTTGGAGGTACGATGTAACGACCGGCACAAACGAACTCACCCCGTCGGTGACGGTGGCCAAATATGAAGTAAAGGTCGAGGGGGAGGACGTACTGGTCGCCGCGTAG
- a CDS encoding redoxin domain-containing protein has translation MATVDVGQKAPDFTLPVSREQKVGLQDFASKKSVVLAFYPLDFTGGUQQELTNLEADRKEFEARDAQVLSVSVDSVFSHKAFAEKMGGINFPMLSDFYPHGAVTALYNCLRPEGYPKRTVVIIDKRGMIRYRKEYDKGIPENKELLEELDKINRS, from the coding sequence ATGGCGACCGTCGATGTGGGCCAGAAGGCACCCGATTTCACTCTTCCCGTATCGCGGGAACAAAAAGTCGGCTTGCAAGACTTTGCCAGCAAGAAGAGCGTCGTGCTGGCGTTTTATCCGCTGGATTTCACCGGCGGCTGACAGCAGGAGCTGACCAACCTCGAAGCCGACCGCAAGGAGTTCGAGGCCAGAGACGCTCAGGTTCTGAGCGTAAGCGTCGATTCGGTTTTTTCACACAAGGCGTTCGCCGAGAAGATGGGCGGAATCAATTTCCCGATGCTGTCGGATTTTTATCCGCACGGAGCGGTGACCGCCCTCTACAATTGTCTGCGCCCGGAAGGATACCCCAAGCGGACCGTCGTCATCATCGACAAGCGGGGCATGATCCGCTACCGCAAAGAATACGACAAGGGAATTCCCGAGAACAAAGAGCTGCTGGAGGAGCTGGATAAAATCAATCGAAGTTAG
- a CDS encoding NUDIX hydrolase, protein MAHLKEHGHGHVEYRFCPQCGGGLERRLMKAGEPKRLVCAGCSFIFYLDPKVVAGTLFTIDQRVVLLRRGVEPALGKWVFPGGYVDRGESVMDAAIRETREESCLDVRLGPVVGVYSYKGSPNVIVVYAAEVIGGQLEAGDESVEAATFDSREIPWDDLGFDSTREALRDYIRVYLGAKMK, encoded by the coding sequence ATGGCGCACCTAAAAGAGCACGGCCACGGCCACGTCGAGTATCGTTTTTGCCCGCAGTGTGGCGGCGGTTTGGAACGTCGTCTGATGAAGGCCGGCGAGCCCAAGCGGCTCGTGTGCGCGGGATGCTCGTTTATTTTTTATCTCGATCCAAAGGTCGTCGCCGGGACGTTGTTCACGATCGACCAACGCGTGGTCCTGCTGCGCCGCGGCGTCGAGCCGGCGCTCGGCAAGTGGGTCTTTCCCGGCGGCTACGTCGATCGCGGCGAAAGCGTTATGGACGCGGCGATTCGCGAGACGCGGGAAGAATCCTGTCTCGACGTTCGTCTCGGGCCGGTCGTCGGCGTGTATTCGTACAAGGGTTCTCCCAACGTGATCGTAGTCTACGCGGCGGAGGTGATCGGCGGCCAGCTCGAAGCCGGCGACGAGTCCGTCGAGGCCGCCACGTTCGATTCTCGGGAAATTCCCTGGGACGACCTCGGCTTTGACAGTACGCGCGAGGCGTTGAGAGATTACATCAGGGTTTACCTCGGCGCCAAAATGAAGTAA
- a CDS encoding HAD family phosphatase, which produces MLRAVIFDFNGILVNDEPIHWELFRRVLLEEGLALSDKEYYERYLGMDDRGCFRAVFQDRGRSLNDAALAKLIKRKAEYYRASIADRMVVFPGVKELVPELAARFPLAVASGALRDEIELVLQSFGLRNLFRAIASAEDVAEGKPDPGIFLKALQTLNDESGESGPGKELIRPSECLVIEDSKEGILAAHRAGMKCLAVANSYPAHDLASANAVADSLKDVTVALLESLFK; this is translated from the coding sequence ATGCTGCGCGCCGTGATCTTCGACTTCAATGGAATTTTGGTGAACGACGAGCCGATTCATTGGGAATTGTTCCGCAGAGTTCTGCTCGAAGAGGGCTTGGCGCTTAGCGACAAGGAATACTACGAGCGCTATCTCGGCATGGATGACCGCGGCTGCTTCAGGGCGGTTTTCCAAGACCGGGGACGGTCGTTGAACGACGCCGCGCTCGCGAAGTTGATCAAGCGCAAGGCGGAATACTATCGCGCGTCGATCGCCGATCGCATGGTCGTTTTTCCCGGCGTGAAGGAGCTGGTGCCGGAGCTTGCCGCGCGCTTTCCGCTCGCCGTCGCCTCGGGCGCGCTGCGCGACGAAATCGAGCTAGTCTTGCAAAGCTTCGGCTTGAGAAATTTATTTCGTGCGATCGCGAGCGCGGAAGACGTCGCCGAAGGCAAGCCCGATCCCGGGATCTTTTTGAAAGCCCTTCAGACGCTCAACGATGAGTCCGGCGAGTCGGGGCCAGGCAAGGAATTGATTCGCCCTTCCGAGTGCCTCGTGATCGAGGACTCCAAGGAGGGAATCCTGGCCGCGCACCGCGCCGGCATGAAGTGCCTGGCGGTCGCCAACTCCTATCCCGCCCACGATCTCGCCTCGGCGAACGCCGTGGCCGACAGCCTGAAAGACGTGACCGTCGCGCTGCTCGAATCCCTGTTCAAGTAA
- a CDS encoding SDR family NAD(P)-dependent oxidoreductase, whose translation MKSLTNKVAIVTGAGRGIGRAIALALSRAGARVALAARSEPELRAVAEEIRSSDGDALVLPTDVTRDEDMERLVERTLKEWESIDILVNNAGWGKTAPVANSKIEEVDRTLQVNLRATMIMTRLVLPTLLQKKSGAVINIGSISGKAGSANTAAYSASKFGVIGFTQSLFEEVREYGIKVSVILPGFVDTPLIPPNKRLDRSKMIQPDDIAETVLFVLSLPTTSCPVEITIRPQQTPYR comes from the coding sequence ATGAAGTCTTTGACGAATAAAGTCGCGATCGTCACCGGCGCGGGCCGCGGCATCGGCCGGGCGATCGCCCTGGCGCTGAGCCGGGCCGGCGCGCGCGTGGCGCTCGCGGCGCGGAGCGAGCCGGAGCTGCGCGCCGTGGCCGAGGAGATCAGGAGCAGTGACGGCGACGCGCTCGTCTTGCCAACGGACGTCACGCGCGACGAAGATATGGAGCGTCTCGTCGAGCGCACGCTGAAAGAGTGGGAGTCGATCGATATTCTGGTCAATAACGCGGGATGGGGAAAAACCGCGCCGGTGGCGAACAGCAAGATCGAAGAGGTGGACAGGACGCTTCAGGTCAACCTGCGAGCGACGATGATCATGACCCGCCTGGTTCTTCCGACGCTGCTGCAAAAAAAGAGCGGGGCGGTCATCAACATCGGTTCGATCTCCGGCAAAGCGGGCTCGGCGAACACCGCCGCGTACTCGGCGTCGAAATTCGGCGTGATCGGATTCACGCAGTCGCTTTTCGAAGAGGTGCGCGAATACGGCATCAAAGTTTCCGTGATCCTTCCGGGATTCGTGGATACGCCGTTGATTCCGCCCAACAAACGATTGGACCGCAGCAAGATGATCCAGCCGGACGATATCGCGGAGACCGTGTTGTTCGTGCTGTCTTTGCCGACAACTTCGTGCCCGGTCGAAATCACCATCCGGCCGCAGCAAACACCGTACCGATAG
- a CDS encoding nuclear transport factor 2 family protein codes for MTSEQRAVYTANENFYRAFESFDIARMERVWLKADTIQCFHPGWEMLRGWEPVMTSWRRIFENTDEIRFVLTEARVEVRDSLAWVTLYENLTNRVGQESVAAVVLTTNIFEKRPEGWLLIHHHGSPVAHPPAPIEPSTVH; via the coding sequence ATGACCAGCGAACAAAGAGCCGTTTATACGGCGAACGAAAACTTTTACCGGGCTTTCGAGAGCTTCGATATCGCGCGGATGGAGCGCGTCTGGCTCAAGGCGGACACCATCCAATGTTTTCACCCCGGCTGGGAAATGTTGCGGGGATGGGAGCCGGTCATGACGAGCTGGCGCAGAATTTTCGAGAATACGGACGAGATCCGCTTTGTGCTGACCGAAGCGCGGGTCGAGGTGCGCGATTCTCTGGCATGGGTAACGCTGTACGAAAACCTCACCAACCGTGTCGGCCAAGAGTCGGTCGCCGCGGTCGTATTGACGACGAACATCTTTGAAAAGCGTCCGGAGGGCTGGCTGTTGATCCATCATCATGGCTCGCCGGTCGCGCACCCGCCCGCGCCGATCGAGCCTTCGACCGTGCACTGA
- a CDS encoding cupin domain-containing protein → MANFKKISAAMQFAADKMKKNGLFETERLFCDLYCFEPGQSQAAHAHEGSDKIYYVVKGKGAFQVGTEERELGDGEIVMAPSGQKHGVTNPGPDRLVLLVFMAPRPLH, encoded by the coding sequence ATGGCCAACTTTAAAAAAATTTCCGCGGCGATGCAGTTCGCGGCGGACAAGATGAAGAAGAACGGTCTTTTCGAGACCGAGCGGCTGTTCTGCGATCTCTATTGCTTCGAGCCGGGCCAAAGCCAGGCGGCGCACGCGCACGAAGGCTCGGACAAAATTTATTATGTCGTGAAGGGCAAAGGGGCCTTTCAGGTTGGAACCGAGGAAAGAGAGCTGGGCGACGGAGAGATTGTGATGGCCCCGTCCGGACAGAAGCACGGTGTCACGAACCCCGGACCGGATCGCCTCGTCCTTCTCGTCTTCATGGCGCCCAGGCCGTTGCACTGA
- the thiI gene encoding tRNA uracil 4-sulfurtransferase ThiI: MGLFQRLCYLDRMNSVLVRYHEIALKKGNRPYFIDLLKRNLVSAVGGLPLTEAKTLQGRILLSFGAEAPREEIGRRLERVFGVANFSFVERMPADIDEIEKRIVQALDGKQFASFRIDARRADKDFPLTSPDINRKLGAAVKAKSGARVDLENAELTVSVEILPRTAFFGFDKIAGAGGLPVGASGRVVSLISGGFDSPVAAYRMMQRGCRLIFVHFHSAPYLDKTSQEKCRALVKLLTRHQFTSRLYLVAFGEIQRQIVAGVLRPLRVVLYRRMMLRIAEAIAKKEKAQALVTGESLAQVASQTLENLAVIGKAATLPLLRPLVGMDKQEIIDQARRIGTFETSATPDQDCCQLFVPKHPATKAKLADVEVAEAKIDFLALVQLGVEGAQVEEFKFPE; encoded by the coding sequence ATGGGTCTTTTTCAACGGCTGTGTTATCTTGACCGCATGAATTCCGTTCTGGTCCGCTATCACGAAATCGCCTTGAAGAAAGGCAACCGTCCTTACTTTATCGACCTGCTGAAGAGAAACCTGGTTTCGGCGGTCGGCGGTCTGCCGCTCACCGAGGCGAAGACGCTGCAAGGGCGAATTCTTCTTTCCTTCGGCGCAGAAGCGCCTCGGGAAGAAATCGGCCGGCGACTCGAGCGCGTCTTCGGCGTCGCCAATTTCTCCTTTGTCGAGCGCATGCCTGCGGACATCGACGAGATCGAAAAACGGATCGTTCAAGCGCTGGACGGCAAACAGTTCGCTTCTTTCCGCATCGACGCGCGCAGAGCGGACAAAGATTTTCCGCTCACGTCTCCCGACATCAATCGCAAGCTCGGAGCCGCCGTCAAGGCGAAGAGCGGCGCCCGCGTAGACCTGGAAAACGCCGAGCTCACCGTATCGGTCGAAATCCTGCCGCGCACGGCGTTCTTCGGCTTCGATAAAATTGCTGGCGCCGGCGGCCTGCCCGTCGGCGCCAGCGGCCGGGTCGTTTCGCTTATCTCCGGCGGCTTCGATTCTCCCGTGGCGGCTTACCGAATGATGCAGCGGGGCTGCCGGCTCATCTTCGTTCATTTTCACAGTGCGCCTTATTTGGACAAGACTTCACAGGAAAAATGCCGCGCGCTGGTGAAGCTCCTTACGCGACACCAGTTCACCTCTCGCCTTTACCTGGTCGCGTTCGGCGAGATTCAGCGCCAGATCGTCGCCGGAGTTTTACGGCCTTTGCGCGTCGTGCTCTATCGCAGGATGATGCTGAGGATCGCTGAAGCGATCGCGAAGAAGGAAAAAGCGCAAGCCCTGGTGACCGGTGAGAGCCTGGCGCAGGTTGCGTCGCAAACGTTGGAAAACCTCGCCGTCATCGGCAAGGCCGCGACTCTTCCCTTGCTTCGTCCGCTGGTCGGCATGGACAAGCAGGAGATCATCGATCAAGCGCGCAGGATCGGCACGTTCGAGACATCGGCGACGCCGGACCAGGACTGCTGCCAGCTTTTCGTGCCCAAGCATCCGGCGACCAAGGCAAAACTCGCCGACGTCGAAGTAGCGGAAGCGAAGATCGATTTTCTGGCGCTGGTTCAACTCGGAGTGGAAGGCGCACAGGTTGAAGAATTCAAATTTCCAGAGTGA
- a CDS encoding FAD-dependent monooxygenase — protein MKVGIIGGGPAGLYFALLMKKHDPQHEIEIVEQNPPDSTYGWGVVFSGRALSFLEESDRDSYADIARRLELWDQQGIVHKSQRVAIRGGTFSGLARIDLLRILQEHCRKAGVIFHFQTRVSDPELFSDCDLVVGADGVNSIVRQKYREHFQPTLDVRSNKYVWYGTNQRFDSLTLIFRQNQDGVFVAHSYSHSKSASTFIVECDAPTWVKAGFESMTDEESRSYCEEVFKDDLGGHTLLSNKSVWINFVVVGNRRWSYKNIVLIGDALRTVHFSIGSGTRTAFEDAIALYRTCAANENVEAALGEFERSRKPTADRLLEVAHHSLVWYERFGDKMDLDPIPFAYDYMTRGGRIDHEKLRERDPEFIAAYEAYKASQS, from the coding sequence ATGAAAGTCGGAATTATCGGCGGCGGACCCGCAGGTCTCTACTTCGCACTGCTGATGAAGAAACACGACCCGCAGCACGAGATCGAGATCGTAGAGCAGAACCCGCCCGACAGCACTTACGGCTGGGGCGTCGTTTTTTCGGGCCGCGCCTTGTCATTCCTGGAAGAGAGCGACCGCGATTCCTACGCCGATATCGCCCGCAGGCTTGAACTTTGGGACCAACAAGGGATTGTCCACAAAAGTCAAAGGGTCGCGATTCGCGGCGGCACATTTTCCGGGCTCGCTCGAATCGACCTCTTGCGCATTTTACAAGAACACTGTCGGAAAGCCGGCGTAATATTCCACTTTCAAACCCGGGTCTCCGATCCGGAGCTTTTTTCCGACTGTGACCTCGTCGTCGGCGCGGACGGCGTCAACAGCATCGTGCGGCAGAAATATCGGGAACACTTTCAACCGACGCTGGACGTGCGGTCGAACAAATATGTCTGGTACGGAACGAATCAGCGGTTCGACTCCCTGACCTTGATCTTTCGCCAAAACCAAGACGGTGTCTTCGTCGCCCATTCTTACAGCCACAGCAAAAGCGCCAGCACTTTCATCGTCGAGTGCGATGCGCCCACCTGGGTTAAAGCAGGCTTTGAATCGATGACCGACGAAGAAAGCCGCAGTTACTGCGAGGAGGTCTTCAAAGACGATCTGGGCGGCCACACGCTGCTGTCGAACAAGTCCGTGTGGATTAATTTCGTCGTGGTGGGTAACCGGCGCTGGAGCTATAAAAACATCGTGCTGATCGGCGACGCGCTCCGCACGGTGCACTTTTCCATCGGCTCAGGCACGAGAACGGCGTTCGAAGACGCGATCGCGCTGTACCGGACCTGTGCGGCGAACGAAAACGTTGAAGCGGCGCTGGGTGAATTTGAGCGAAGCAGAAAGCCGACCGCCGATCGGCTGCTCGAGGTCGCGCATCATAGCCTGGTTTGGTACGAGCGCTTTGGGGACAAGATGGATCTCGATCCCATCCCCTTTGCCTACGATTACATGACGAGAGGCGGAAGAATCGATCACGAAAAGCTGCGCGAGCGAGATCCCGAATTCATCGCCGCGTACGAAGCCTACAAGGCATCGCAGTCGTGA
- a CDS encoding OmpA family protein, protein MSKAAVAIAKREEETVLSLTPGSHERYPGPRYFEDNELDQRLFFGREQEIYDLVHRVRATRMLVIFGKSGLGKTSLLRAGLFPRLREYGLLPVSIRLDRPDIGPIEAVFALLRTTCQEQAVDYTDRKTEGLWEFFKATDLWRGDTLQVPVLVFDQFEEVFNLQSESVRVALARQLGELVGRGLPERIRKEPPSPDRGRYADSPPEIKIILSFREEYVGALEQLVQNIPGIFEQRFRLTPLDTQAARRAVVEPALLDLPEVFATRPFRYKKATLDSIMAFLASRQGEVEPFQLQIICQHAEQQVLRRQQEGSKDILVDDQLLGGAKNMEKLLENFYRQAVREISSFRQRCRSRRLCELGLLSPDGHRISMEYGQIRKQYGISENALKTLVDAKLIRKEARPGLKGFYYELSHDSVAGAVRRSRRFRVPTVFKTIFAIMLILGTSVSLFQKREADLQRQTALRAVEQAKLEQGIAMRAKDLVVAQEELAMTLAKLNALQRKAAAGGGQQPEVQRAAQFEKQVAEVQRRTEEAAKRLEEVEQQAKKAAPSPKIERTVILDNIVLFDFDKTALKPDAAKLLDRLAMFFKQNPNYSLLVVWYKRQNPLSGESLDLPSKRAESIVNYLQTRGGIESNRITITSEEGPACPETDRECWARDRGVVLRTVPKESTASQKK, encoded by the coding sequence GTGAGTAAAGCTGCGGTCGCCATAGCGAAGCGTGAAGAAGAAACAGTCTTGTCTCTGACGCCCGGCTCACACGAGCGATATCCCGGTCCACGGTACTTCGAAGACAACGAACTCGATCAACGATTGTTTTTTGGCCGCGAGCAGGAAATCTACGATTTAGTGCATCGGGTTCGAGCGACTCGCATGCTCGTCATTTTCGGCAAATCGGGTCTGGGAAAAACATCTCTTCTAAGAGCAGGCCTTTTCCCACGACTCCGCGAGTACGGACTACTGCCCGTAAGCATACGGCTTGATCGACCCGATATCGGTCCCATTGAAGCTGTTTTTGCGTTGCTGCGAACTACCTGTCAGGAACAGGCGGTTGACTATACCGACCGTAAAACTGAAGGTTTGTGGGAATTTTTCAAGGCCACGGACTTATGGCGCGGTGATACGCTTCAGGTACCGGTCCTGGTCTTCGATCAATTCGAGGAGGTATTCAATCTGCAGTCGGAATCTGTTCGCGTCGCCCTCGCACGTCAACTGGGGGAGCTTGTCGGCCGAGGCTTACCGGAAAGGATTCGTAAGGAGCCGCCCTCGCCAGATCGCGGGCGTTATGCGGACTCGCCACCAGAAATTAAGATTATCTTGAGTTTCCGCGAAGAGTACGTGGGAGCGCTGGAGCAACTTGTCCAGAATATTCCCGGAATCTTCGAGCAGCGATTTCGTCTCACACCGTTGGATACGCAAGCGGCTCGACGAGCCGTGGTTGAGCCGGCGCTTCTGGACTTACCTGAAGTGTTCGCGACGCGGCCTTTTCGTTATAAGAAAGCTACGCTCGACAGCATAATGGCTTTTCTGGCCAGTCGACAAGGTGAAGTGGAACCGTTTCAGCTTCAAATTATCTGCCAGCACGCGGAGCAACAGGTTCTTCGCCGCCAGCAAGAAGGGTCAAAAGACATCCTGGTTGATGACCAATTGCTCGGTGGCGCCAAGAACATGGAAAAACTCCTCGAAAATTTCTACCGTCAAGCTGTGCGAGAGATCTCATCTTTTCGGCAGCGTTGCCGCTCGCGACGTCTATGCGAACTAGGACTTCTGAGTCCAGACGGCCACAGAATAAGCATGGAGTACGGTCAGATTCGTAAACAATACGGGATCTCGGAGAATGCGCTGAAAACACTTGTCGATGCCAAGCTGATACGAAAAGAGGCCCGCCCTGGTCTGAAGGGATTTTATTATGAGCTTAGTCACGACAGCGTAGCGGGCGCAGTAAGGAGGAGCCGGCGGTTTCGTGTGCCAACCGTTTTTAAGACGATTTTTGCGATAATGCTTATTCTGGGTACTAGTGTATCCTTGTTCCAAAAGAGGGAGGCTGATCTGCAGCGGCAAACCGCACTAAGGGCAGTTGAACAAGCGAAGTTAGAGCAGGGTATCGCAATGCGGGCGAAAGATCTCGTTGTGGCTCAAGAAGAGCTTGCAATGACCTTGGCAAAATTGAATGCCTTGCAAAGGAAAGCCGCTGCCGGTGGTGGTCAACAGCCCGAAGTTCAGCGGGCTGCTCAATTTGAGAAACAGGTCGCCGAGGTGCAGCGGAGAACGGAAGAAGCGGCAAAGAGGTTGGAAGAGGTGGAGCAGCAGGCGAAAAAAGCCGCTCCCTCTCCTAAGATTGAACGTACCGTAATTCTTGACAACATTGTGTTGTTTGATTTTGACAAGACTGCTTTGAAACCGGATGCCGCAAAACTTCTGGATCGTCTCGCAATGTTCTTTAAACAAAACCCAAATTATAGCTTACTTGTTGTTTGGTATAAGAGACAAAATCCGCTTTCCGGGGAAAGTTTGGATTTACCGTCTAAAAGGGCAGAAAGTATTGTCAACTACTTGCAAACACGTGGAGGTATTGAGAGCAACCGCATTACAATCACCAGTGAGGAAGGTCCAGCGTGCCCTGAGACAGATAGGGAGTGTTGGGCACGAGATCGAGGTGTGGTACTTCGGACGGTTCCAAAAGAGAGTACTGCGTCCCAAAAAAAGTAG
- a CDS encoding toll/interleukin-1 receptor domain-containing protein, translating to MKDSLSEQDWRRLIESINRGNCVLVCGPDMVFDPDDPDHTPLTTKLAQHLARKLPADTPDIIRKDLAQVAQLRCNSPGGDHYDLELEVKDFYAPFAKRTSRFHEDLAALPFTLCLSMSYVPFMVNALKDAHKSSTYDFYHYQKHRPTSLSKGTIQHPIVYQLHGDLKELDSLVLTETDLLEFLVNIIKGTHPLPPYIAGQLADPGTSFLFLGFGFQRWYARVLLHVLQTYRHRNRSLAVEGAAFFDHPDSAQSAVFFTQEHKIEFRHYSWSDFASELRRLYEAQAPQAVVREIPPNSPKVFLCYDRRDQERVMEVEQKLHSLGVDTWRDQQDLRGGDDWNRRIVHVLGKQVDYVLVLQTPNMLSKPRSYIHKEIAEALERQKEFDEGESFLIPAILEGSLGLERLDKLQRVELTDPHGLERLASHIQANWVKRQNRIRGD from the coding sequence ATGAAAGATAGCCTTTCAGAACAAGACTGGCGCCGCTTAATTGAATCGATCAATCGGGGCAACTGTGTCCTCGTATGCGGACCTGATATGGTTTTTGATCCCGACGACCCTGATCACACCCCGCTCACAACCAAACTCGCCCAACACCTGGCTCGAAAACTGCCGGCAGATACGCCAGATATCATTCGGAAGGACTTAGCCCAGGTGGCTCAGCTCCGTTGCAACAGTCCCGGAGGTGATCACTACGATCTGGAACTGGAAGTAAAGGACTTCTATGCGCCGTTTGCGAAGCGTACCTCGCGGTTTCATGAAGATCTCGCTGCGTTGCCTTTTACACTTTGTTTGAGCATGAGTTATGTCCCCTTCATGGTAAACGCTTTGAAAGATGCCCACAAATCTTCGACTTACGACTTTTACCATTACCAGAAACATCGGCCGACGAGTCTCTCCAAAGGTACTATTCAGCATCCAATCGTCTATCAACTCCACGGCGATCTTAAGGAACTAGATTCGTTGGTATTAACAGAGACCGACTTGCTGGAATTCCTGGTAAATATAATCAAAGGTACCCATCCTCTGCCGCCGTATATCGCGGGTCAGCTCGCCGACCCTGGCACGTCGTTTCTGTTTCTTGGTTTTGGTTTTCAGCGCTGGTACGCGCGTGTGCTGCTTCACGTCTTGCAAACGTATCGCCATCGTAATCGATCGTTGGCGGTAGAAGGTGCTGCATTCTTCGACCACCCGGATAGCGCTCAAAGCGCAGTGTTTTTCACCCAGGAGCACAAGATCGAGTTCCGGCATTATTCGTGGTCCGACTTTGCGTCTGAGCTGCGTCGGCTCTACGAAGCACAAGCTCCACAGGCAGTAGTACGGGAAATACCGCCCAACTCTCCCAAAGTATTCCTTTGCTACGATAGGCGTGATCAAGAGCGGGTGATGGAAGTGGAGCAAAAATTACATAGCCTCGGGGTCGATACATGGCGCGACCAGCAGGATCTCCGCGGTGGCGATGATTGGAATAGACGCATCGTACATGTCCTGGGGAAGCAAGTGGACTACGTACTTGTACTTCAAACACCGAACATGCTTTCGAAACCGCGGAGTTATATCCATAAAGAGATCGCGGAAGCACTGGAGCGGCAAAAGGAATTCGATGAGGGCGAGTCTTTTCTGATTCCTGCAATTTTGGAAGGGTCCCTAGGACTCGAACGCCTGGATAAGTTACAGCGTGTTGAACTGACTGATCCACATGGCCTGGAACGCCTGGCGAGTCACATCCAGGCGAACTGGGTTAAGCGGCAGAACCGTATTAGAGGGGACTGA